A region of the Ranitomeya imitator isolate aRanImi1 chromosome 10, aRanImi1.pri, whole genome shotgun sequence genome:
CCCCCATATGTACAGCACTGACCTGTTCCTGTAGATCTCAGCCCAATTGTTCCCAAAAAACCTGGAGGGCGTCTGCTCATTGTCCTTGTCCTCATACTTGTACTTGCCGGTCAGAAGCCCCCCTGTAAGAGAGAACAACCCCAGTCCTGCAGAACTCGCATCAAGTATCAGCCGCCTCCCCCATCACCGACAAGGCGCCTGTCAAACATCTGGGCACCGAATATCTACAGCGGCCGAAACCGGAGACCGGCACTCACCCGCCAGCGGGTTATAGGCGTAGAACCGGATACCGAGCTGTCGCAGGCAGGGAAGCAGCTCCGTCTCTACCTGTCGTGTGGTCGCGTTATACATTCCCTGGAGGGAGAAATGGTCATTATACAGTTACATCCTGGGctttactctagagctgcactcactattctgcatagCCAaacaatgagtgcagctctggtataatacaggatgtaactcaggatcagtaatgtatgtacacagtgactgcaccagcagaatagtgagtgcagctctggagtataatacaggatgtaactcaggatcagtaatgtaatgtatgtacacagtgactgcaccagcagaatagtgagtgcagctctggggtataatacaggatgtaactcaggatcagtaatgtatgtacacagtgactgcaccagcagaatagtgagtgcagctctggggtataatacaggatgtaactcaggatcagtaatgtaatgtatgtacacagtgactgcaccagcagaatagtgagtgcagctctggggtataatacaggatgtaactcaggatcagtaatgtatgtacacagtgactgcaccagcagaatagtgagtgcagctctggagtataatacaggatgtaactgaggatcagtaatgtaatgtatgtacacagtgactgcaccagcagaatagtgagtgcagctctggagtataatacaggatgtaactcaggatcagtaatgtatgtacacagtgactgcaccagcagaatagtgagtgcagctctggagtataatacaggaggtaactcaggagcagtaatgtaatgtatgtacacagtgactgcaccagcagaatagtgagtgcagctctggagtataatacaggatgtaactcaggatcagtaatgtatgtacacagtgactgcaccagcagaatagtgagtgcagctctggggtataatacaggatgtaactcaggatcagtaatgtaatgtatgtacacagtgactgcactagcagaatagtgagtgcagctctggagtataatacaggatgtaactcaggatcagtaatgtaatgtatgcacacagtgactgcaccagcagaatagtgagtgcagctctggggtataatacaggatgtaactcaggatcagtaatgtaatgtatgtacacagtgactgcaccagcagaatagtgagtgcagctctggagtataatacaggatgaaactcgggatcagtaatgtaatgtatctacacagtgactgcaccagcagaatagtgagtgcagctctggagtataatacaggatgtaactcaggatcagtaatgtaatgtatgtacacagagactgcaccagcagaatagtgagtgcagctctggagtataatacaggatgtaactcaggatcagtaatgtaatgtatctacacagtgactgcaccagcagaatagtgagtgcagctctggagtataatacaggatgtaactcaggatcagtaatgtatctacacagtgactgcaccagcagaatagtgagtgcagctctggggtataatacaggatgtaactcaggatcagtaatgtaatgtatgtacacagagactgcaccagcagaatagtgagtgcagctctggagtataatacatcctgtattatactccagagctgcactcactattctgctggtgcagtcactgtgtagatacattacattactgatcctgagttacatcctgtaactcaggatcagtaatgtaatgtatctacacagtgactgcaccagcagaatagtgagtgcagctctggagtataatacaggatgtaactcaggatcagtaatgtaatgtatctacacagtgactgcaccagcagaatagtgagtgcagctctggggtataataatgcTGATGAATGTTAAGTTATGGAGAATTTTCTGCATTGTGTGAATATATTTTCTTGCTATATATCTATCGCTTTAACCTTCCCATCAGGGATCTGCACGGACTTTTTACATTTAACCCCTCGAGCACCTGGTACACTGTTGGCAGCACCCAGTTCCTCTGTTTGCAGATGCAGTAAATCTCCATCACTTCCCAGGATGAGTAGTTGGACAGTCCCAGCTCCTTGAACTTCccctataaaaaacaaacaaaaaaaacccattgTGCCCCAATCATGGATTCAATGTGGCGCAAACATTGTAGTAATCATAAATATGTTGCGGAGAGTAATTCTGCGTCTTATATTGCTCAGTTTGCCCACAATGTGACCTGACCGCACTTATCACCTCTGTACTCCGCCTGCCGGGTCAGGAATAACAAGTAACAGTATAAAGCATGGGGGACGGCAGCAGCCTCTCCTGGCACTGGCCCTCTTACCTCCTGGTGCAGCTGGTGGCAGGCGGCCAGCGTCTCCTCCACCGGGGTCTGGTGGTCGGGGGCATGGAGGTAGAAGAGCTGGACGCTGGGCAGGTGCATCCGCTCCAGGGAGGTCTCCAGCTGCCGCCGCAGGCTCTCCGCCCTCAGCGTGTTCTCTCCCCAGGGGTTCGCCTTAGTCGCCATCTTCACTGCAGAAGGAAAAGTGGCATCATCAGCGGGAGCCTCCGTATAAAGGCATAGCGCACAGATCGAGGGTCAGCACACGGGTCGGGGGTCAGCAAACGGGTTGGGGGGCAGCACACGGGTCGGGGGGACAGCGCACAGATCGAGGGTCAGCACATGGGTTGGGGGGGCAGCACACGGGTTGTGGGGGTCAGCACACGGGTTGTGGGGCAGCGCACAGATCGAGGGTCAGCACACGGGTTGTGGGGGTCAGCACACGGGTTGTGGGGGAGCGCACAGATCGAGGGTCAGCACATGGGTCAGGGGGACAGCGCACAGATCGAGGGTCAGGACACGGGTCAGGGGTCAGCACACGGGTTGTGGGGGTCAGCACACGGGTTGTGGGGCAGCGCACAGATCGAGGGTCAGCACACGGGTCAGGGGGACAGCGCACAGATCGAGGGTCAGCACACGGGTTGTGGGGGTCAGCACACGGGTTGTGGGGCAGCGCACAGATCGAGGGTCAGCACACGGGTTGTGGGGGTCAGCACACGGGTTGTGGGGGTCAGCACACGGGTTGTGGGGCAGCGCACAGATCGAGGGTCAGCACATGGGTCAGGGGGACAGCGCACAGATCGAGGGTCAGCACACGGGTCAGGGGGACAGCGCACAGATCGAGGGTCAGCACATGGGTTGGGGGGGCAGCACACGGGTTGTGGGGGTCAGCACACAGGTTGGGGGGACAGCGCACAGATCGAGGGGCAGCACACGGGTTGTGGGGGTCAGCACACGGGTCGGGGGGACAGCGCACAGATCGAGGGGCAGCACACGGGTTGTGGAGGTCAGCACACGGGTCGGGGGGACAGCGCACAGATCGAGGGGCAGCACACGGGTTGTGGGGGTCAGCACACGGGTCGGGGGCAGCACACAGGTCGAGGGGCAGCACACGGGTCGGGGGGGCAGCGCACGGGTCGGGAGCAGCAAACGGGTTGGGGAAAAGCACACGGGTCGGGGGGCAGCGCACAGATCGAGGGTCAGGGCACGGTTTGGGGGGCAGCGCACAGATCGAGGGTCAGCACATGGGTTGGGGGGGCAGCGCACGGGTCGGGGGGCAGCAAACGGGTCGGGGGCAGCGCACAGATCGAGGGTCAGGGCACGGTTTGGGGGGCAGCGCACAGATCGAGGGTCAGCACATGGGTTGGGGGGGCAGCGCACGGGTCGGAGGGCAGTACACGGTTCGAGGGGCAGCGCACGGGTCGGGGGGGGCAGCACACGGATCGAGGGGCAGCACACGGGTTGGGGGGCGTCAGCACACGGGTCGGAGGGGCAGCGCTCGGGTCGGGGCAGCACACGGGTCGGAGGGCAGCACACGGTTCGAGGGGCGGCGCACGGGTCGGAGGCAGCACAAGGGTCGGGGTCACCATCGCCGCTTGCTGTCGTTGAATGGAAACCGCTTTATTCTTAGATACGGATCCCACCATTCCCACAGCTGAGGGTCTGTGACAGTTGTAACCTTGCAGTCTTTACAGTTCACATCTGCATTATCGGAGTCGGTGGTAAATTACATGCAAACCATCGGCAGTTTATTTTTTCCGGTAACGGTGACCAGTGACATCCGTGTATTGTACACATTGCTGGTGACGTCACGTCCAGTAACCAAATGCTCAGGGCCCCTGATACGCCATCACATGAGCTAAACATGGGGCCTGGACTTTAAACCCCAGCTGTCAATCACAAGCcacgtgcgtctcaagcctcttttTGACGCCAAGTCCCGCCCATTCCAGTTACTGATTGGTTGCCTTTAGCATGAGGCTGAGGCTTGACCCGCAGCAGTCCCGGAAGTGTCTGTTCTTACCTCCCGCACCGAGGCCGAGCTGCCCTAGCACCCGCTCCGTCTCCCCGTCCGCGTACATGAAGGCGGTGTCCAGCTCGTTGTGGCCGCGGCTCAGGAACTCCTGCACCGCCGCCCCGCTCTCCGCGGTGTCCATGCGGCGCCCGAACTCCATGGTGCCCAGGACGGTGCTGGGGAGCGGAGGCGCGGTGGGTGGAGACCGAGACATGGCTGCAGAGCGGAGCACAGCGACCGAGACCAACCGCCGAGCCGACCTGAGGGCCACTGACAGCATGGCAGGGAGGCGCATGCGCGGCGGCAGTCCCATCACATGACCCCTGGCTGCTCATTAATAGTGATGTGGATTAATAATTAGTGAGCTGCGACCTCTGctccagtcacagccaaagctgcagCAAGGACCCTGCCAATAAACTGCAAGACGTGCGCACAAGATCGGTGGCGGAGTGTCCGTAACCTACAGTCAGGCCAGTCCATGCCCAGGATCCCCCCAAAGTCCCACCGGAAGCTTAAAATTAAAAAGTTCTAAAAGTTATTCTTGATTATAATGTGAggcttttttattttctttcctgCTCCCCCCTCTCTAACCTGAACCTTCCCCCCATCCCTGGCCATAACGTGAACCTTGCCCCCCATCTCTGGCCATAACCCGAACCTTCTCCCCCCATCCCTGGTCATAACCCGAACCTTCTCCCTCTTCCCTGGCCATAACGTGAACCTTCCCCCCATCCCTGGCCATAACCCGAACCTCCCTTATCCCTGGTTATAACCAGAACCTTTACCCCATCCCTGGCCCTAACGCAAACCTTCACCCCATCCCTGTCCATAACCCAAACCTCCCCCATCCCTGGCCATAACCCAAACCTCCCTATCCCTGGCCATAACCCGAACCTTCACCCCATCCCTGTCCATAACCCAAACCTCCCCCATCCCTGGCCATAACCCAAACCTCCCCATCCCTGGCCATAACCCAAACCACCCCATCCCTGGCCATAACCTGAAGCTCCACCCCATCCCTGGCCATAACCCGATCCTTCTCCCCTATCCCTGGCCATAACCCGAACCTTCTCCCCATCCCTGGCCATAACCCGAACCTTCTCCCCATCCCTGGCCATAACCCGAACCTTCCCCCCATCCCTGGCCATAACCCGAACCTTCTCCCCATCCCTGGCCATAACCCGAACCTTCTCCCCATCCCTGGCCATAACCCAAACCTCCCCATCCCTGGCCATAACCCGAACCTTCACCCCATCCCTGGCCATAACCCAAACCACCCCATCCCTGGCCATAACCTGAAGCTCCACCCCATCCCTGGCCATAACCCGATCCTTCCCCCCCCATCCCTGGCCATAACCCGAATCTTCTCCCCATCCCTGGCCATAACCCGAACCTTCTCCCCATCCCTGGCCATAACCCGAACCTTCTCCCCATCCCTGGCCATAATCC
Encoded here:
- the LOC138650895 gene encoding aflatoxin B1 aldehyde reductase member 2-like; this translates as MRLPAMLSVALRSARRLVSVAVLRSAAMSRSPPTAPPLPSTVLGTMEFGRRMDTAESGAAVQEFLSRGHNELDTAFMYADGETERVLGQLGLGAGVKMATKANPWGENTLRAESLRRQLETSLERMHLPSVQLFYLHAPDHQTPVEETLAACHQLHQEGKFKELGLSNYSSWEVMEIYCICKQRNWVLPTVYQGMYNATTRQVETELLPCLRQLGIRFYAYNPLAGGLLTGKYKYEDKDNEQTPSRFFGNNWAEIYRNRYWKKHHFEAIDVVQTALQEAYGAERPSLTAAALRWMYHHSKLQGSRGDAVILGMSSTAQLVQNLDGASGGPLLPPVVTAFDEAWNLVAHDCPNYFR